A section of the Lepidochelys kempii isolate rLepKem1 chromosome 4, rLepKem1.hap2, whole genome shotgun sequence genome encodes:
- the TEX261 gene encoding protein TEX261, with protein sequence MHPPLEWKASSCLTVPNDIAQQFRWGLKKLQAAGLYYLAELIEEYTVATSRIIKYMIWFSTAVLVGLYLFERFPGFMVGVGLFTNLVYFGLLQTFPFIMLTSPNFILSCVLVILNHYLAFQYFAEEYYPFSEVLAYFTFCLWLIPFAFFVSLSAGENVLPSTVQPGDDVVSNYFTKGKRGKRSGILIIFSFIKEAILPSRQKMY encoded by the exons ATGCAtccacctctggagtggaaggcaagcagctgtttaacagtgcccAATGACATCGCTCAACAGTTTAGATGGGGTCTGAAGAAACTGCAAG CCGCTGGCCTCTACTATCTGGCGGAGCTAATAGAAGAATACACTGTAGCTACTAGCAGAATAATCAAATACATGATCTGG TTCTCGACAGCGGTGCTCGTAGGCCTGTACCTCTTTGAACGCTTTCCTGGCTTCATGGTGGGTGTGGGCCTCTTCACCAACCTGGTCTATTTCGGCCTGCTGCAGACGTTCCCTTTCATCATGCTGACATCGCCAAACTTCATACTGTCGTGTG TGCTGGTTATATTGAACCACTACTTAGCGTTCCAGTACTTTGCTGAAGAGTATTACCCATTCTCAGAG GTTCTTGCCTACTTCACGTTCTGCCTGTGGTTAATTCCCTTTGCATTTTTTGTGTCCTTGTCGGCTGGAGAGAACGTCCTGCCTTCTACGGTGCAGCCTGGAG ATGACGTGGTATCGAACTACTTCACCAAGGGGAAGAGGGGTAAGCGCTCTGGCATCCTCATCATCTTCTCCTTCATCAAGGAGGCCATCCTGCCCAGTCGACAAAAGATGTATTGA
- the ANKRD53 gene encoding ankyrin repeat domain-containing protein 53, protein MAATVGNLHWLQECLQKAESPTQADINGFSAIHLAALYGRLECLKLIVEKFEVDVNLASLTGWTPIHLVMNKESGPRALECLQYLIGKGADINVQNQGGTSPLHKAASEGRLDCIIELVEAGADVHAKDAEGQQPIDLCRIWAHRSCARYLNDAMWKTDKRNFAREMHKLNQIKSECQHSEQNFLKIEKREQDLLNAVAFSNWLATKQQQGLPDSAKRWHFPEDRAKLDAVPKKEVAKIPPGEKKTSVHTKRRAKIKGEPRLSATAQPRTGKSQRAWNASVNPSSPRVTDIFRPTTVRLGTNPEACGDHDFSSFLFLSKDSRGQPVINMAYKGRLSPVPNLPYEVIEKSLYPHARPLRLKMPQEFKPTHIFDVTRKRRPSLEHRWTDEMAVSLRETLDPAFRAMLKAHLSAINDSS, encoded by the exons CATCCATCTAGCAGCTCTATACGGCCGGCTGGAGTGCCTGAAACTGATAGTCGAAAAGTTTGAGGTTGATGTGAACTTGGCCAGTCTGACAGGATGGACACCCATTCACCTGGTGATGAACAAGGAGAGTGGCCCCAGGGCACTGGAGTGTTTGCAGTACCTCATTGGAAAGGGGGCAGACATCAATGT TCAGAACCAGGGCGGAACGTCGCCACTTCACAAGGCAGCCAGTGAAGGACGCCTCGACTGCATCATTGAACTGGTTGAGGCTGGAGCTGATGTCCACGCCAAGGACGCAGAGGGGCAGCAGCCCATTGACCTCTGCAGGATATGGGCCCACAGGAGCTGCGCTAG GTACCTGAATGATGCCATGTGGAAAACAGACAAGCGCAATTTTGCTCGTGAAATGCACAAGCTGAATCAAATCAAAAGTGAATGTCAGCACTCGGAACAAAACTTCCTGAAGATAGAGAAG AGGGAGCAGGACTTGTTGAATGCCGTGGCATTCTCTAACTGGCTTGCAACGAAGCAGCAACAGGGGTTGCCTGACTCTGCTAAACGGTGGCATTTTCCGGAGGACAGAGCGAAGCTGGATGCTGTCCCCAAGAAGGAAGTAGCTAAAATACCtcctggagaaaaaaaaaccagcGTGCACACCAAGCGGAGGGCTAAGATTAAAGGGGAACCTCGTTTATCTGCCACTGCTCAGCCCCGCACTGGGAAATCACAGAGAGCTTGGAATGCCAGCGTCAATCCATCCTCCCCTCGGGTGACAGACATATTCCGACCTACAACAGTCCGGCTGGGCACCAACCCCGAGGCCTGTGGGGATCATGACTTCAGCTCCTTCTTGTTTCTCTCCAAGGACTCGCGCGGACAGCCGGTGATCAACATGGCTTACAAAGGCAGACTCTCCCCCGTCCCCAACCTGCCCTATGAAGTGATCGAGAAAAGCCTGTATCCCCACGCTCGGCCCCTCAGATTAAAGATGCCGCAAGAATTTAAACCCACACACATCTTCGATGTGACAAGGAAGCGCCGCCCAAGCCTGGAGCACAGGTGGACGGACGAAATGGCTGTGAGCTTGCGGGAAACTCTGGACCCAGCATTCAGAGCTATGCTAAAGGCTCACCTCTCTGCAATCAACGACAGCAGTTAG